A region of Paraburkholderia sp. BL23I1N1 DNA encodes the following proteins:
- a CDS encoding ankyrin repeat domain-containing protein, translated as MHTDTAFVVRERLASRVVRNADAQLETNVPAALSTWLAYHGFPDPHSRCVNGETPLMRAAQHGEDAVVEALLAFGARADALDDDGNHALWFACLHGGPATILRLIDAGAPIDHVNDDDITCLMHAAASGRLDVLQMLLAHGANAELCAPDGRSALDMAADLGLQLLRTARQMEGAGTQRITTAPVLL; from the coding sequence ATGCATACCGACACTGCTTTCGTCGTCCGCGAACGCCTGGCCTCGCGCGTTGTCCGGAACGCCGATGCACAACTCGAAACGAACGTGCCTGCCGCACTTTCCACCTGGCTGGCGTACCACGGCTTCCCTGATCCGCATTCGCGCTGCGTGAACGGCGAAACCCCGTTGATGCGCGCCGCGCAGCATGGCGAGGACGCGGTGGTCGAAGCGTTGCTCGCATTCGGCGCACGCGCCGACGCGCTCGATGACGACGGCAACCATGCGCTCTGGTTCGCGTGCCTGCACGGCGGCCCCGCGACCATCCTGCGGCTGATCGACGCCGGCGCGCCGATCGACCATGTGAACGACGACGACATCACATGCCTGATGCATGCAGCCGCGAGCGGTCGCCTCGACGTCCTGCAGATGCTGCTTGCGCATGGGGCGAACGCAGAACTGTGCGCACCGGATGGCCGCAGCGCGCTCGACATGGCAGCCGACCTCGGGTTGCAACTGCTGCGCACGGCCCGACAGATGGAAGGAGCGGGCACGCAACGTATCACTACAGCACCGGTCCTCCTCTGA
- the nifN gene encoding nitrogenase iron-molybdenum cofactor biosynthesis protein NifN, which translates to MADVVESMKACAVNPLKMSQPLGASLAFLGLDACMPVMHGSQGCTSFGLVLLVRHFREAIPLQTTAMEEVTAVLGGYENIEAALLNIRKRVAPKVIAICSTGLTETEGDDVAGYLVTVRKRKPELKDTEIVYVSTPDYVGAFEDGYRHAITGIVNALVKALPTVANQVTLLPGSHLSPGDIDELREIIEAFGFDVIVLPDISGSLDGHIAPDWRGTTLGGTTLAEIRAAGASAFTIGVGEQTRDGAEALHAIAGTPFEVFGRLTGLEPNDRLLHLLAQRAGRPVPAKYRRQRSQLLDAMLDGHFYTGGIKVAIGAEPDLLFAVGSMLHEMGAQLRCCISTTRSPAHALLPADQVVIGDLEDMERAAADCDLLITHSHGRQMAEHLQKPLFRIGFPVFDRIGNAHRRYVGYRGTMNLIFEIANLMIEQIPHHDPGDWPLPQAAIDLAARDPAREANIPVVAAGA; encoded by the coding sequence ATGGCCGATGTCGTCGAATCTATGAAAGCCTGTGCGGTCAACCCGCTCAAGATGAGCCAGCCGCTGGGCGCGAGCCTCGCGTTCCTTGGGCTCGATGCCTGCATGCCCGTGATGCACGGCTCGCAGGGCTGCACGTCGTTCGGCCTCGTGCTGCTGGTGCGCCACTTCAGGGAGGCGATCCCGCTGCAGACGACGGCCATGGAGGAAGTCACCGCGGTGCTCGGCGGCTACGAGAACATCGAGGCCGCGCTGCTCAACATCCGCAAGCGCGTTGCGCCGAAGGTCATCGCGATCTGTTCAACAGGTCTCACCGAGACCGAGGGCGACGACGTGGCCGGCTATCTCGTTACCGTGCGCAAACGCAAGCCCGAACTCAAGGACACTGAGATCGTCTATGTGTCGACCCCCGACTATGTCGGCGCATTCGAAGACGGCTACCGGCATGCGATTACCGGCATCGTCAACGCGCTGGTCAAGGCGTTGCCAACGGTGGCCAATCAGGTGACGCTGCTGCCCGGCAGCCATCTGTCGCCTGGCGACATCGACGAACTGCGCGAGATCATCGAAGCGTTCGGCTTTGATGTCATTGTGCTGCCCGACATTTCCGGCTCGCTCGACGGCCATATCGCGCCGGACTGGCGCGGCACCACACTGGGCGGTACCACGCTCGCGGAGATCCGGGCCGCGGGTGCATCGGCATTTACGATCGGTGTGGGCGAGCAGACGCGCGACGGTGCGGAGGCATTGCATGCTATCGCCGGCACACCGTTCGAAGTGTTCGGGCGGCTCACCGGACTGGAACCCAACGACCGTCTGTTGCACTTGCTCGCGCAGCGCGCAGGACGACCCGTTCCCGCGAAATACCGGCGTCAGCGCAGCCAATTGCTCGATGCGATGCTAGACGGCCATTTCTACACTGGAGGCATCAAGGTCGCGATCGGCGCAGAGCCCGATCTGCTGTTCGCGGTGGGCAGCATGCTGCATGAGATGGGCGCGCAGTTGCGCTGCTGCATCAGCACGACGCGATCGCCCGCGCACGCGTTGCTGCCCGCTGATCAGGTCGTGATCGGCGATCTCGAAGATATGGAGCGCGCCGCGGCGGACTGCGACCTGCTGATCACCCATTCGCACGGCAGGCAGATGGCCGAGCACCTGCAAAAGCCGCTCTTCCGGATCGGTTTTCCGGTCTTCGACCGGATTGGAAACGCACATCGACGCTACGTCGGCTACCGCGGCACGATGAACCTGATCTTTGAGATCGCCAACCTGATGATCGAGCAGATTCCGCATCACGATCCGGGCGACTGGCCGCTGCCGCAGGCCGCTATCGATCTGGCCGCGCGCGATCCGGCGCGGGAAGCGAACATTCCTGTCGTCGCGGCCGGTGCCTGA
- a CDS encoding CCE_0567 family metalloprotein — MSTDADELKAHLKKLNAQATRAKLDLHDLSEELPTNWENILAVARRCHDAHAALMAARKAAAAAAA; from the coding sequence ATGAGCACCGATGCCGATGAACTCAAGGCGCACCTGAAGAAACTCAACGCGCAAGCGACCCGGGCGAAATTGGACCTGCACGACCTCTCAGAGGAACTCCCGACCAACTGGGAGAACATTCTCGCTGTCGCCCGGCGCTGCCATGACGCCCACGCCGCGCTGATGGCAGCCCGCAAGGCTGCCGCTGCGGCAGCGGCCTGA
- the nifK gene encoding nitrogenase molybdenum-iron protein subunit beta, whose protein sequence is MPQSADHILDQEFLFREPEYQKIFQAKKENFEFNHSDEQVKQIVEWTKSEDYRQKNFARDSLTINPAKACQPLGAVYVAIGFHKTLSFVHGSQGCVAFYRSHFSRHFKEPTSCVSSSMTEDAAVFGGMNNMIDGLANAYNLYKPDMIAVSTTCMAEVIGDDLDALIKNSKQKGSVPEDYDVPFAHTPAFVGSHVTGYDNALLGILKHFWDGKAGTATPLERVPDDSVNFIGGFDGYVVGNMKEIRRIFDLFGVTVNIICDPSETWNTPTDGEFRMYEGGTTKEEVERALNAKATFVFQEYCCERTSKFIGEHGQEVVVLNSPVGVAGTDRFLMEISRVIGKPIPVQLEKERGQLVDAMADSQAHLHGKRFALYGDPDQMLGYTQFLLELGAEPAHVLATNGNETWAAKVQAVFDASPYGAGCKVYPKRDLWHMRSLLFTEPVDFLIGNTYGKYLERDTKTPLIRMVFPIFDRHHYHRFPTWGYEGALRVLVTLLDEFFEALDANTIDVAKTDYSYDIIR, encoded by the coding sequence GTGCCCCAATCCGCAGACCACATTCTCGACCAGGAATTCCTGTTCCGTGAGCCCGAGTACCAGAAAATTTTCCAGGCGAAAAAGGAAAATTTCGAGTTCAACCATTCAGACGAGCAGGTCAAGCAGATCGTCGAGTGGACCAAGAGCGAAGACTACCGGCAAAAGAACTTTGCACGCGACTCGCTCACCATCAACCCGGCCAAGGCCTGCCAGCCGCTCGGCGCAGTGTACGTGGCCATCGGCTTTCACAAGACGCTCAGTTTTGTGCATGGCTCGCAGGGCTGTGTAGCGTTTTACCGCTCGCACTTCTCGCGTCACTTCAAGGAGCCAACCTCGTGCGTCAGCTCGTCGATGACCGAAGACGCGGCGGTGTTCGGCGGCATGAACAACATGATCGACGGCCTCGCAAATGCGTACAACCTGTACAAGCCCGACATGATCGCGGTCTCCACTACCTGCATGGCGGAAGTGATCGGCGATGACCTCGACGCGCTCATCAAGAACAGCAAGCAGAAGGGCAGCGTGCCGGAAGACTATGACGTGCCGTTCGCGCACACGCCGGCCTTCGTCGGCAGCCACGTGACCGGCTACGACAACGCGCTCCTCGGCATCCTCAAGCACTTCTGGGACGGCAAGGCCGGCACAGCGACGCCGCTTGAGCGCGTGCCCGACGACAGCGTCAACTTCATCGGTGGCTTCGACGGCTACGTGGTCGGCAACATGAAGGAAATTCGCCGCATCTTCGATCTGTTCGGCGTGACGGTGAACATCATCTGCGACCCATCCGAAACGTGGAATACGCCGACCGACGGCGAGTTCCGGATGTACGAAGGCGGCACGACCAAGGAGGAGGTCGAGCGCGCGTTGAACGCGAAGGCGACCTTCGTGTTCCAGGAATACTGCTGCGAGAGGACCAGCAAGTTCATTGGCGAGCATGGCCAGGAAGTGGTGGTGCTGAACTCGCCGGTTGGCGTCGCGGGCACCGACCGGTTCCTGATGGAAATCTCGCGCGTGATCGGCAAGCCGATTCCGGTGCAACTGGAGAAGGAGCGAGGCCAGCTCGTCGATGCGATGGCCGACAGCCAGGCTCACCTGCACGGCAAGCGTTTTGCGCTCTACGGCGACCCGGACCAGATGCTGGGCTACACGCAGTTCCTGCTGGAACTCGGCGCCGAGCCGGCGCACGTTCTGGCGACCAACGGCAACGAAACCTGGGCTGCGAAGGTGCAGGCGGTGTTCGACGCGTCGCCCTACGGCGCCGGCTGCAAGGTGTATCCGAAACGCGATCTGTGGCACATGCGCTCACTGCTGTTTACCGAGCCGGTGGATTTCCTGATCGGCAACACCTACGGCAAATATCTCGAGCGCGATACCAAAACGCCGCTGATACGCATGGTGTTCCCGATCTTCGATCGCCACCATTACCATCGCTTTCCGACCTGGGGCTATGAAGGTGCGTTGCGGGTGCTGGTCACGCTGCTGGACGAGTTCTTCGAAGCGCTCGACGCCAACACGATCGACGTGGCGAAGACCGACTACAGCTACGACATCATTCGCTGA
- the nifD gene encoding nitrogenase molybdenum-iron protein alpha chain codes for MSVTVEERKAANKALIDEVLTAYPEKMAKRRAKHLGTFEDGKPDCGVKSNIKSLPGVMTIRGCAYAGSKGVVWGPIKDMIHISHGPVGCGQYSWGARRNYYIGTTGIDTFVTMQFTSDFQEKDIVFGGDKKLDKIIDEIQELFPLNKGISIQSECPIGLIGDDIEAVSKKKSAQYEGHTILPVRCEGFRGVSQSLGHHLANDAIRDWIFDKADPDKRPEFVSTPYDVAIIGDYNIGGDAWSSRILLEEIGLRVIAQWSGDGSIAELENTPKAKLNLLHCYRSMNYISRHMEEKYGIPWTEYNFFGPSMIEKSLREIASHFDDTIKANAERVIAKYRPLVDAVNAKFRARLQDKTVMLFVGGLRPRHVIGAYEDLGMNVVGTGYEFGHNDDYQRTTHYVKDGTLIYDDVTGYEFERFVEQVQPDLVGSGIKEKYVFQKMGVPFRQMHSWDYSGPYHGYDGYAIFARDMDMAISSPVWGLAKAPWKKTP; via the coding sequence ATGAGCGTCACAGTTGAAGAGCGCAAGGCCGCGAACAAGGCCTTGATCGATGAAGTGCTGACGGCCTATCCGGAGAAAATGGCCAAACGGCGCGCCAAGCATTTGGGCACCTTCGAGGACGGCAAGCCCGACTGTGGCGTGAAATCAAACATCAAGTCATTGCCGGGCGTGATGACGATTCGCGGTTGCGCGTACGCCGGCTCAAAGGGCGTGGTCTGGGGGCCCATCAAGGACATGATCCACATCAGTCATGGTCCGGTCGGTTGCGGCCAGTACTCGTGGGGCGCGCGTCGCAACTACTACATCGGCACTACCGGTATCGACACCTTCGTGACGATGCAGTTCACGTCGGACTTCCAGGAAAAGGACATCGTCTTCGGCGGCGACAAGAAGCTCGACAAGATCATAGACGAGATTCAGGAACTGTTTCCGCTGAACAAGGGCATCTCGATCCAGAGTGAATGCCCGATCGGCCTGATCGGCGACGACATCGAGGCCGTCTCGAAGAAGAAGAGTGCACAGTATGAAGGGCACACCATTTTGCCGGTGCGCTGCGAAGGTTTTCGCGGCGTCAGCCAGTCGTTGGGCCACCATCTGGCTAACGATGCGATTCGAGACTGGATATTCGACAAGGCCGATCCGGACAAGCGGCCCGAATTTGTTTCGACGCCTTATGATGTTGCGATCATCGGCGATTACAACATCGGCGGCGATGCCTGGTCGAGCCGGATTCTGCTCGAAGAGATCGGCCTGCGTGTGATCGCACAATGGTCGGGCGACGGCTCGATCGCCGAGCTCGAGAATACACCCAAGGCCAAGCTCAATTTGCTGCATTGCTACCGCTCGATGAACTATATCAGCCGGCACATGGAAGAGAAGTACGGCATTCCATGGACGGAATACAACTTCTTCGGCCCGTCGATGATCGAGAAGAGCCTGCGCGAGATCGCCAGCCACTTCGACGACACCATCAAAGCCAACGCGGAGAGGGTGATCGCCAAGTATCGTCCCCTGGTCGATGCGGTGAACGCGAAGTTCAGAGCGCGCCTGCAGGACAAGACCGTAATGCTGTTCGTTGGCGGCCTGCGTCCGCGCCACGTGATCGGCGCCTACGAAGACCTCGGCATGAACGTGGTCGGCACCGGCTACGAATTCGGCCACAACGACGACTATCAGCGCACCACGCACTACGTGAAGGACGGCACACTGATTTACGACGACGTGACCGGCTACGAGTTTGAGAGGTTCGTCGAACAGGTCCAGCCCGATCTGGTCGGCTCCGGCATCAAGGAAAAGTACGTGTTCCAGAAGATGGGCGTGCCGTTTCGCCAGATGCACAGCTGGGACTATTCCGGTCCATATCACGGCTACGACGGCTACGCCATTTTCGCGCGCGACATGGACATGGCTATTTCCAGCCCGGTGTGGGGGCTCGCCAAGGCGCCCTGGAAGAAAACCCCCTAA
- a CDS encoding NifX-associated nitrogen fixation protein, with product MTESSAIPSEASDEMLLRAPFVQQLVRQLRAQDAHGVWDGKTDLQLLKPYIHTPEERRAIPIMGDPDPETLWRLELFYSAIAVAIERETGQMVSPMMKMSHEGFGRMVLLAGRLVVVNKQLRDVHRFGFASLEKLGEAGAKLLGEAVELMRTYPAVAQYSA from the coding sequence ATGACTGAATCATCCGCAATTCCGTCCGAGGCCAGCGACGAAATGTTGCTGCGCGCACCGTTCGTGCAGCAGCTCGTCAGGCAATTGCGCGCGCAGGATGCCCACGGCGTGTGGGACGGAAAGACCGACCTGCAACTGCTCAAGCCGTACATCCACACGCCCGAGGAACGCCGCGCGATTCCGATCATGGGCGACCCCGACCCCGAAACGCTGTGGCGGCTCGAGCTTTTCTATAGCGCGATTGCGGTGGCGATCGAGCGTGAGACCGGCCAAATGGTTTCGCCGATGATGAAGATGAGCCACGAGGGCTTCGGCCGCATGGTTTTGCTCGCGGGGCGGCTCGTTGTCGTCAACAAGCAGTTGCGCGACGTACACCGGTTCGGCTTCGCTTCGCTGGAGAAGCTCGGCGAGGCTGGCGCAAAGCTACTCGGCGAAGCGGTCGAGCTGATGCGGACGTACCCCGCCGTCGCACAGTACAGTGCCTGA
- a CDS encoding group II truncated hemoglobin, with protein MDTPTTQPSRPVPRETHFDRLGGETDVNRLVDAFYRHMDTRADAQRIRAMHHPDLSSTKAVLVLYLCEWLGADKRYSAQHGQPRLRTRHAAFAIGTAERDAWLACMRAAFDETGVDPALRDELMQAFFKIADRMRNTQTCPPFNSVQPEDL; from the coding sequence ATGGACACACCAACCACCCAACCTTCGCGACCCGTGCCGCGCGAGACGCACTTCGACCGTCTAGGCGGCGAGACCGACGTCAACCGCCTGGTCGACGCGTTCTATCGGCACATGGATACGCGGGCCGACGCGCAGCGCATTCGCGCGATGCATCACCCCGACCTGTCTTCGACGAAGGCCGTGCTGGTGCTGTATCTGTGCGAATGGCTCGGTGCCGACAAGCGATACTCGGCACAGCATGGCCAACCACGGCTGCGCACGCGTCATGCCGCATTCGCGATCGGCACCGCCGAACGGGATGCGTGGCTAGCTTGCATGCGCGCCGCGTTCGACGAGACAGGTGTCGATCCGGCGCTGCGCGACGAACTGATGCAGGCTTTTTTCAAAATCGCCGACCGGATGCGCAACACGCAGACGTGCCCCCCCTTCAACTCTGTTCAACCCGAGGATCTGTGA
- a CDS encoding nitrogen fixation protein NifQ has product MNAYATLMACAVDAGDPTVLALAGVLSSGFEHHGLHVLPMRGLDADQTRRMLARWFPGAGPALGLTCALPPATMPRDDELEDLVALLNHHADPPAGPADEANCVAHALACASLGQNHLWQDLLLPSRRELSALISHWFPRLAAKNTHDMKWKKFFYKQLCEREGLFICKAPSCDVCSDHALCFGAE; this is encoded by the coding sequence ATGAACGCCTATGCAACCCTGATGGCGTGCGCGGTGGATGCGGGCGATCCCACCGTGCTGGCACTGGCCGGCGTGCTGTCGAGCGGGTTCGAGCACCACGGCCTCCATGTGCTACCGATGCGCGGACTGGACGCCGACCAGACGCGCCGGATGCTCGCGCGCTGGTTCCCGGGTGCCGGGCCGGCGCTCGGTCTTACGTGTGCGTTGCCGCCCGCCACGATGCCGCGTGACGACGAACTGGAAGACCTGGTGGCGTTGCTCAATCACCATGCCGATCCGCCCGCCGGGCCGGCAGACGAGGCGAACTGCGTCGCCCATGCATTGGCCTGCGCGAGCCTCGGGCAAAACCACCTTTGGCAAGACCTGCTTCTGCCGTCGCGGCGCGAGTTGTCCGCGTTGATCAGCCACTGGTTTCCGCGACTGGCCGCGAAGAATACGCATGACATGAAGTGGAAGAAGTTCTTCTACAAGCAACTCTGCGAGCGCGAGGGCCTGTTCATCTGCAAGGCACCGAGTTGTGACGTCTGTTCGGACCACGCGCTTTGCTTTGGCGCGGAGTAG
- the nifE gene encoding nitrogenase iron-molybdenum cofactor biosynthesis protein NifE, which yields MSVSLNAQIAEVFDEPGCDKNQGKSEKERKRGCTKQLSPGSAAGGCAFDGAKIALQPVVDVAHLVHGPIACEGNSWDNRHAASSGSQLYRIGFTTDINELDVVYGGEKRLFRSVREIIEKYDPPAVFVYQTCVTALIGDDIEAVCKRATEQFGKPVIPVLSPGFAGPKNLGNKLGGEAILNYVIGTREPEYTTPYDINVIGEYNLSGELWQTKPLLDALGIRILSCISGDGRYNEIASSHRAKVNMMVCSKSMINIATKMQRRYGIPYFEGSFYGIGDMSDTLRHIASLLVRQGAPDDLLERTERLIAVEEARAWERIAHYKARLTGKRVLLITGGVKSWSVVSALQEAGLEIVGTSVKKSTKEDKDKIREIMGDDAHMIDGMAPREMYAMLRDARADIMLSGGRSQFVALKARIPWLDMNQERHHPYGGYEGMVELVYEIDRAIYNPVWQQVRIAAPWGEDGGALGVVQTQAARPLSSVAAWAMSLEPGIPT from the coding sequence ATGTCTGTTTCGCTCAATGCCCAAATCGCCGAAGTTTTCGACGAGCCGGGTTGCGACAAGAATCAAGGCAAGAGCGAGAAGGAACGCAAAAGGGGCTGCACGAAGCAGCTTTCGCCGGGTTCGGCCGCAGGCGGGTGCGCGTTCGACGGCGCGAAGATCGCTTTGCAGCCGGTGGTGGACGTCGCACACCTCGTGCACGGGCCGATTGCCTGTGAAGGTAACTCGTGGGACAACCGGCACGCCGCTTCATCCGGTTCGCAACTCTATCGCATCGGCTTCACCACCGATATCAACGAACTCGACGTGGTGTACGGCGGCGAGAAGCGCCTGTTCAGGAGCGTGCGCGAAATCATCGAGAAATACGATCCGCCCGCAGTGTTCGTCTACCAGACCTGCGTCACTGCGCTGATCGGCGACGACATCGAGGCAGTCTGCAAGCGCGCCACCGAACAATTTGGCAAGCCGGTGATTCCGGTCCTTTCCCCCGGTTTCGCCGGGCCGAAGAATCTGGGCAACAAGCTTGGCGGCGAGGCGATCCTCAACTATGTGATCGGCACGCGCGAGCCCGAGTACACGACGCCGTATGACATCAACGTCATTGGCGAATACAACCTGTCGGGCGAACTCTGGCAGACCAAGCCGCTGCTCGACGCGCTAGGCATCCGTATCCTCTCGTGCATCTCCGGCGACGGGCGCTACAACGAGATCGCAAGTTCGCATCGCGCCAAGGTCAATATGATGGTCTGCTCGAAGTCGATGATCAACATCGCGACAAAGATGCAGCGGCGCTACGGCATCCCTTACTTTGAGGGCTCGTTCTATGGGATCGGCGACATGAGCGACACGCTGCGCCATATCGCCAGCCTGCTCGTGCGGCAGGGCGCGCCGGACGATCTGCTCGAGCGGACCGAGCGCCTGATCGCCGTCGAGGAAGCGCGCGCGTGGGAGCGCATCGCACACTACAAAGCGCGCCTTACCGGCAAGCGGGTGTTGCTTATCACAGGTGGCGTGAAGTCTTGGTCGGTGGTTTCCGCGCTGCAGGAAGCAGGGCTCGAAATCGTCGGCACCAGCGTCAAGAAGAGCACTAAGGAAGACAAGGACAAGATCAGGGAGATCATGGGCGACGACGCCCACATGATCGACGGCATGGCGCCGCGCGAGATGTACGCGATGCTCCGGGACGCGCGGGCCGACATCATGCTGTCCGGTGGCCGCTCACAGTTCGTCGCACTGAAGGCCCGCATACCGTGGCTCGACATGAACCAGGAACGCCACCACCCTTATGGCGGCTACGAGGGGATGGTCGAGCTGGTGTACGAGATCGACCGCGCGATCTACAACCCGGTGTGGCAACAGGTGCGCATCGCTGCTCCGTGGGGTGAAGACGGGGGAGCGCTCGGTGTGGTCCAAACGCAAGCCGCGCGCCCACTGTCGAGCGTCGCGGCGTGGGCGATGAGCCTCGAACCCGGTATACCGACCTGA
- the nifH gene encoding nitrogenase iron protein, giving the protein MSKLRQIAFYGKGGIGKSTTSQNTLAALTELGQKILIVGCDPKADSTRLILHAKAQDTILSLAAEAGSVEDLELEDVMKIGYRNIRCVESGGPEPGVGCAGRGVITSINFLEENGAYDGVDYVSYDVLGDVVCGGFAMPIRENKAQEIYIVMSGEMMAMYAANNISKGILKYANSGGVRIGGLVCNERQTDKELELAEALAKMLGSKLIHFVPRDNIVQHAELRRMTVIEFAPESKQAEEYRQLATKVHNNAGNGTIPTPITMDQLEDLLMEHGIMTSIDESQVGKPAAELTA; this is encoded by the coding sequence ATGTCTAAACTTCGGCAAATCGCGTTCTACGGCAAAGGCGGTATCGGCAAGTCGACCACCTCGCAGAACACCCTGGCAGCCCTGACTGAGCTCGGGCAGAAGATCCTGATCGTCGGCTGCGATCCCAAGGCGGACTCTACCCGCCTGATCCTGCATGCAAAGGCGCAGGACACCATCCTGTCGCTAGCGGCCGAAGCCGGCTCGGTGGAGGACCTCGAACTCGAGGACGTGATGAAGATCGGTTACCGCAACATCCGTTGCGTGGAGTCCGGCGGCCCGGAACCGGGCGTCGGCTGCGCGGGCCGTGGCGTCATCACGTCGATCAACTTCCTCGAAGAAAACGGCGCCTATGACGGCGTGGACTACGTGTCGTACGACGTGCTCGGCGACGTGGTGTGCGGCGGTTTCGCAATGCCGATTCGTGAGAACAAGGCGCAGGAAATCTACATTGTGATGTCCGGCGAAATGATGGCCATGTATGCGGCCAACAACATTTCAAAGGGCATTCTGAAGTACGCGAACAGCGGCGGTGTGCGGATCGGCGGGCTCGTGTGCAACGAGCGTCAGACCGACAAGGAACTCGAACTCGCCGAAGCGCTGGCGAAGATGCTCGGCTCGAAGCTGATCCACTTCGTGCCGCGCGATAACATCGTGCAGCACGCCGAGCTGCGGCGCATGACGGTGATCGAGTTCGCGCCCGAATCCAAACAGGCGGAAGAGTATCGGCAGCTCGCCACCAAGGTGCACAACAACGCGGGCAACGGCACGATCCCGACGCCGATCACAATGGATCAACTGGAAGACCTGTTAATGGAGCACGGAATCATGACGTCCATCGACGAATCGCAAGTAGGCAAGCCTGCAGCGGAACTGACCGCCTAA
- the cyoD gene encoding cytochrome o ubiquinol oxidase subunit IV — MVHSHSTSTIASRGDVAGYITGFVLAVLLTAGSFSIVAQRLLPSGSAIMALALLAFVQIVVQLVTFLHLDLSRGQRWNVLALCYTALAALFLIFGTIWVMHNVSMNMMSR; from the coding sequence ATGGTCCATTCACACTCGACGTCCACGATCGCCTCGCGTGGTGACGTCGCCGGTTATATCACCGGTTTCGTGCTCGCCGTGCTGCTGACGGCTGGCTCATTCTCGATCGTCGCGCAACGGTTGCTGCCGTCCGGCTCCGCGATTATGGCGCTCGCGTTGCTGGCGTTCGTGCAGATCGTCGTGCAACTGGTGACGTTCCTGCATCTCGACCTGTCGCGCGGCCAGCGCTGGAACGTGCTGGCGTTATGCTACACCGCGCTCGCCGCGCTGTTCCTGATCTTCGGCACGATCTGGGTGATGCACAATGTCAGCATGAACATGATGTCGCGCTGA
- the nifX gene encoding nitrogen fixation protein NifX yields MKIAFATQDRQFVDAHFGWARSIVTYNVTPDGYRFVKAFDFGGKLEEDGDEDKLAPKLEAVKDCAILYVAAIGGSAAARVVALKIHPIKVPRPESIEEILGKLQQVLKGTPPPWLRKALAKDGERVYDFEDDEVSHD; encoded by the coding sequence ATGAAGATCGCGTTCGCCACCCAGGACAGGCAGTTCGTCGATGCGCATTTTGGCTGGGCGAGAAGCATCGTCACCTACAACGTCACACCGGACGGCTATCGGTTCGTCAAGGCGTTCGACTTTGGTGGCAAGCTCGAAGAGGACGGCGACGAGGACAAGCTCGCGCCCAAGCTCGAAGCCGTAAAGGATTGCGCGATCCTGTACGTCGCCGCAATCGGCGGCTCGGCCGCGGCGCGAGTGGTTGCGCTGAAGATTCACCCGATCAAGGTGCCGCGGCCCGAGTCCATCGAGGAGATTCTCGGCAAGTTGCAACAGGTGCTGAAGGGCACGCCGCCGCCGTGGCTGCGCAAGGCGCTGGCGAAGGATGGCGAACGAGTATACGACTTTGAAGACGATGAGGTATCCCATGACTGA
- the fdxB gene encoding ferredoxin III, nif-specific, giving the protein MSDIFSVTLPSGATWTPTFVNRLDEEKCIGCGRCFRVCPRGVLQLVGLDEDGAHIALDGDDEDDEYEKKVMTVVHRELCVGCTACAKICPKKCYTHTAAVL; this is encoded by the coding sequence ATGAGCGATATCTTCAGCGTTACGCTGCCGAGCGGCGCCACCTGGACGCCGACCTTCGTCAACAGGCTCGACGAAGAAAAATGCATTGGTTGCGGACGTTGTTTCCGTGTCTGTCCGCGTGGCGTGCTGCAACTCGTCGGGCTTGACGAGGACGGCGCGCACATCGCACTGGACGGCGACGATGAAGACGACGAGTACGAGAAGAAGGTGATGACTGTCGTGCATCGGGAACTGTGCGTCGGCTGCACCGCATGCGCGAAGATCTGCCCGAAAAAGTGCTACACGCACACGGCGGCCGTTCTCTGA